GAGCAAAAGAAACTTCACTTCTCTCAACAACTTCTCCCTGTCATCTCGCAGGTTTTTATCGATCATCTTGCTCCTCTCCATCGCAGCTTTGTCTTCGGCGCTGATGGTACAGCCCATTGTGACTTCCAAACTTTACCCGATATCGTCGTtttgggctttttttcagcGGCTCATGGGTCGTGTGGAAAGACGCCGAACTGTGTGAAGTCCAGAGAGGCGTTGGTGCGCTGTTCAAGCTTTAGTCTGATGCTCAACTCCAACCGTGTCAGCCTCAAGTGTCCCCCAAGAGAAAGGGGAAACGTGTTCTAATGGGgtgtttttcaaaaatatttggaataacgacgagcAATTTCTAACAGTGCcgagcaagttttttttttgtctgcaatTCTGATCACAAACTCTAAAATATTTACAAACGCTTTTGGAATGAATAAGGATTCAAAAAAGAGCGTACTTTCGCCTTGAGAGTAACAGTGGCTGCTGCTGCGCAGTCGCGCCCTCTTCCAGCAGATCCAGATGTAATCCGAAAGtcgaaaaaaaggggaaaaaaacgggCCCTCCCTATCGGCTTGATGGGAAATGTAGGGTAAATAGTTCAAAGCAAACAGCACTGCCTGACTGTCCGGTCTATGCGTTTTGCGTAAACTGCCACACGGGGTCATTTGACAACCGAATATAAAGTAGCATGCAAAAGTTTGGCTAAAATAGATAAAAGGTCTGTTTTTAACTATTTAAATGACCCAGTCAGGATGACGGGTCGAGTTTTTGTGATGTAACAGCACCCCTTAGCGGATTTACCCACAACTGCAACACGGATTCTGAATGGGTGGAGACATTAAATATCAATCAAATTAGCCAGACAGATTTTCCAGGTAATTTGCTTTTACTTTACTagcatttgaaataaaaaaaaaagtttaacgtGTGGCAGGGTGGAATAGTGGTTAAGCACATCTGACTCACAGTTATGATGCGACCTTCAACTTCTGGCCCACTTGTGCGTTACCACATTCTCTCTGTGCTTGCGTGGGGCTCTTCCGACTATTACCCACTTTTCCAAAACATTCCGGATGCTCACACGGGTGAGTTAGAAACCATTGTGGGCGTGAACGCAGCCAATGGATAATAATGTGTTGAATGAATTGATTGGTTTCAGCAGGTGTAAAGGTTGCTTtacgccagtgcttctcaattattttctgttacgcccccccctagcaagaagaaaactattcgcgccccccctccccaccgtgactatcctaacttgtcttgtaagtcgtaaaatgttgcactgtcgcaaacgtgacagaagtaacaatgagagcgccactgccccctgctgtagtaaacgcgcaattacactttattctagtactgccaaaaacaaagcctgttccccagggtcacacgcgcccccccaggaatagcatcgCGCCCccgggggcgcgccccactatttgagaagcactgctttacgcTCAGCCACCAAATTGTGGCGCACCGAGGGCGTGTCAAAGAAAACGCCTTCAACCCGCCCAGTATGTCGCAGAGCCATCTGCCAAATTCCCTAAACGAGGCTTGCACTAGCACGAAAATCAAGATGCGCCGATTGGGCGCAAGTGCATCTACGCTGTCAACAAATATAGAGCCCTAAATCTTACGTGGTTTTAACCATGCGGAACTCCCTCCGATACTGACAAAATCTTAAAAAGGGAGAAACAgtcacctaaaaaaaaagaatgagatCAATCGTTTTTATAGGTCTGACACAAACAGAATACAGAGTAAAAACTTGTTGGCACAAACAAAAATGCTGAGATAGAGTGGCTTCATCATAACCATTAATTTATGtgacgttacatcgattgaacTGAGATGTTGGAAGTTAGACTGagattatcaaaaaaaaaaaaagaaaaaaaaaagcgaaggCAAATTAATGCCACAAACCAGTATGAATTATAAATAAAACCACATGGAAATTCTAGAACTTTGCAGCTGGCAGCGAGTTTTGTCTTGTTCAACAATAACAAAATCAATTGAATATTTCTTTCATCATGTCTCCCTGTAACAAAGGGACCAGTTTTTTGGCTCTGACTTTCAGCAGTGTGTGAAATGTTCTGTAGGTCTTGAGTCACCAGTCTTGTGATCAAGCTAGTTAGTTGTCCATTATAGACTTAGGCAACATAAAGAATGATCTTAGACAAGACAAAGGCCGAATATATAAACAGATTGCGTATCATgtcattttctttggaatcagtCCCAACTTGTAGAAAGTGTTTGTGTATTCCACCTGAGATGCGAGACTTCCATTTGGCAAGCTAAATGAGGCCAAAGGCTCACAAATGTGTATGCATTGTCACAACGGCACGTTTATGTAGCCACAACACTGTGGCTTGTGTCAATCACAAACACAGAAGCGCTCTTATGCTCCTGTGTACCTGTCAACATGCAGCACTGTATTACACAGTAAGAAAGACAGTAAGTAAAGTCCCACTGTAACCAAACGGCCACAATCCAATATACTGCTTTTGTATGCTGTACTCGAAACATATGCTTGTGACTGggagcagaaaaagaaaaaaaaactgcatgggAACATACACGTAGTGTACTGAGCAAGTTATAGTTCCTTACAATCCAATAAGAAGCCCGAGTATTAGATTaggggtccccaacctttttttggAAAAGAGAGCCACAGGTTGGCGACTGATTAGCATGAAGGGTTAGCAATTTGATATGTCCTACCAGAATAACAACTTTGCTCAAATTACCTTGAATAATGTTATTATACTGCATGGTATTATTACTAGTAATGTAACAACAACAGCAATATTGTGACAATATTGCCACAATATTGCCATCTTTGTTTTACAATCTTAAAGGAACACATCTCTGTCCAAAAACAGCATTGTGAACTCCCCTATATAGATCATGTTACGTGGCGCCGCTGAGGATCACACGGCAATAAAAGGACTGGCCAATCCTATTTCGGTTCAAAACCCCAATATTcgctttgtttttcaaaatatttttctccaACAATAGCGTACAACTTTCCTTGGTTCATATTGTAACATCTTATTGTATTGTTTGGACATCGTTGCATCCCTAACTATTATTAATAATGAATTATATATTCATTTATGTGAAGACGCTGATCCCATTAATGATTGCTTACATAAATTTGGAAACAGATAAACATCAATCTACAAAACTTTGATTTTATAAATCTCTTCAAGTGTTCACAACTTCAAATGATCACATTGACAACCATCCTATGTCTTATTATTGGTGAGCTGTGTTTAGAACAGGCCAGCAGCTACTCTTGTGGTCCTTGTGAGCTACCTAGTGCCCATGAGCACCAAGTTGGTGACCTCTAGCATTTATTGCACAGGAGGAGACGTTTTTCTGACTTAGCGCTAAAACACCGTTTGTCTGAGGGGACGGAGGGTGCAAGATCACAAGTCTCACAATGTGGAATGACTTTGGCGAGGAGATGATCACAAGGCAGATATAAAGGATAAACATTGGAACAACAAATCAAGTGAGACTATTATAAATACACATTGACATCACTCACAAAACAGCAAACCGCAGTTTCTCTCTTAAACAAGTAATGCCGCAGGCCATTGAATGTGGGAGAAGAAGACGCGCATGATCTATTGTATTTAGCAATGATTTTCCACGGAATTTCTCCCCAATTTCTCATAAAGATGTTGCATAACTAAATGtagatcagtggttcttaaccttgttggaggtaccaaaCCCCACCAGATTCATacgcgcattcaccgaacccctctttcgtgaaaacattttttttttccaaattcaagaTGTAGATGGACAATTGGTGCATCAATTAAAATGAAGTCTTTAACTCAATTATTAGATCATATGGGTGGGGCAGCTAAATCTCTGGTACAGTTTTGGAATTTCCCAGTGCATGGAGTTGATTGTTCAGTTTTTGATGTTGTATCAACTCTGAGGTTTCTTCAAGAATTTGCCCTGGGATGTGGAAGTCAGCTGGCGTGTTCCGCAGAGCAGAAAACTCCTGTAGGCCTTCATGTTCCGTCTCCTCTTGACGCACTCGGCTGTGAGCGTTACACGGCTCCAGATTGCGCGCCGTGCCCTGAAGGAACTGCATGAAGTTCTCCTCGATGGAGGCCTCACGGCTGGGCAGCTGTTCTCCCTGACCGGATCCAGCCCGCTTGAAAAGGCAGGCCAGGTGGCGGCCGAGCTCCTCCCGAATCTGACGATTGAGGCAGCCGTAGAAGAAGGGGTTGGAGGTGAAGCAGAAATAGCCGATCCACGTGACCACATCCTCCAGCTGGGCTAGCGAGGCAGATGAGGTAGAAACCACAGCCAAATAGAGATGGAAAGAGAAGTATGGCAGCCAGCAGCAGAGGAACTGGCCTCCCACCGCCACCAGAACCACGGCGGCCTTCCCACCACTGAAGGTCCTATGAGGAGTGTTGCGGGAGCAAGTTCCTCCAAGACTGACGGCCATAGTAGAGTGGCTGCTGGCGGATTCAGAGCGTTGCCGGGGCGTGTCCATCCAAGTAGGGAGTGGGCCGTGCTGCATGGCTGCCACTCGGGCCACCTTGAACATGTTGCAGTAGACCACCAGAATAATTAACATAGGACACAGGAAATAGATGAATGTGAAAAAGACCATGAAGATCAGACGAGTGGTTCTGCCTCCTGCCCAGTGGAGGGAGCAGTGTGCCTGACCAGGGATGGACAGCGGACTCGAGGGCACAGCCTGGTTTCCTTGGAGCAACCACCCAAGGAAAGGCAGCAATGACATGACAACGGCTTTAATCCAGACCCCCACCAataccatcaccaccaccctgACCGTCATCTTCACCTCGTGGCGCATGGGGTACACGACGTAGTAGTAGCGCTCCACGTTGATGGCACAGATGGTGAGGATGGCCGCGCTCACCAGGCAAACGCTCAAGCAGAGGTAGCTTCGACAGATCACCTCGTCTGCCAACACGCGATCGGGCACCATTCCGAGAGGCATCAACACCAGCGCTGCCAGCAGGTCCACCAAGCACAGATGGAACACAAAGGCGAATTTGCGCAGATGTGGTGTTTTGCTTATGATGACCATTACGGCAAGGTTCCCCACCACAGCCAGGATGTCCATGATTAGCATGGCACAGAGAGTTAAAGATTGTTTCACAACTAGTCCAGCTTGGCTCACGTTGGAAGCATTTGCTTGTGGTGAGAGGGCAACCGAGGAGAGTCCCAGGAAGGAAGCGTTGCAGGAGGCACTCGGTGTGACAAGGTTTTCCATGAGAGTTTGGGATGAGGAGGAGAGAGTCCGCTGAGTATCACCGGCCCATCACCCATCCTCCCCCGCCGTAGGGTACCACAGAGAAGCGCAGGAAGTTGATTCTTTCATGGCAGCCAAAGGTCTCAACAGGATGCCCCGCTTCCCTGAAGATGGAGCCACTGGGACACTCCACTAAAAAGGGTTATCTGGGCAGAGCTgaaagaaaacacacattttcaattaCATAGAAGATGCAGTGTAGGAGATGTGCAAGGGTTGATATTTGTGACCTAAACATTCATTCACTCAAAATAAGAACAATAATAGAAATGAAGACGATAGCGTGACCAAAGATTACGGATGCAAGCGGCCAAAAAGAATGTCAAGACAAAAGAAGAGAAGCTCAGCCATTTTAGAGCGGTCATAAACTGTGCTAAGAAAATCATGCAACTAACTCGCTGTGGCAACCTGTGAGCTGAAAGTCACAACAACTGTCATGGAacgaatggagcagggcgaccaaatgcagcttggaccagggtttattgagcaaactcaaaaggcaaattgacacaacttaacaaaacaataactggaCTGACCAGGAAGTGCGACAAGAAGACTATGGACTTAAAGACATCAAGACATGCCGACAACGGACActcactaatcatgggcacacaggaggggaggggcgagcacacaggcaaacagacagaaactaatatgcacataataaaacaaccggggacgagacgtgacaacaACAAACATTCAATAACTAGATCACCGATTGAATTTACATTAAGTTAAACTAAATTAAGTTAAATTTAGTTTTACCAAGGACCGAACAATCCTAATGTGAATCATCACCAATTTGTCCACTTGCATACAATTctttataatttatatataacaTCCACCCCACATATTTTGTTAGTCCTGACAAAGaagctaattaaaaaaacatgcatattaGGTTGACTGAAGGGTCTAAACCACtggtatcaaactcaaggcccgggggccagatccagGCCACCCACATTATATAAAGTCGATGGACGGAAAACTCCAGAAAACATTATGGAAGCAAATATTAAGAGGTAATTTTCTACTGTACATTACTGTGCTAAATAAAGGAAAACATCACTAGTTCACAATTATAGAATGTAGCATCCGTTCCGCTATAAAAATCCCAGCAGCAGTCATGGGGATTTGGGCTTCCTCACTTTAATAATGCACAGTAGAAATACTTGTTCTGAAGAATCCGTTCAGTCAGTGACTCTTTGAGTCATCCTCATTTTCCCCTCCTGCCCATCTGAAAGATTGAACTTGCCGTTTGTGTGCTCTCCAGCAATTGAAGCAATTGAAGTGATTTAATATGTCTCAAGATATGACCCCATTGATAGTCTTGCAAAAAGAGTGCAAAGAATCGAAAGTGAGTACCTACTTGCACAACCTCCCCACTGCTCTGTGTTTATGGTCAAAAATTTGCACGGGGCGTAAAAGTTGCGAAACGAACACCAAGACTCTGGTACATTTCCATATGCGGCACACCTGCATGTACCCGTTTTTCCATCCGACATACTAGCGAGGCGCCTGCTCTTTTCCTGCCCACATGTATACACAGCTCGcgtcacaataataataataggtcaAAGGGTTACAGTCACCTTCAGCCTAATTAAACGAAGCATAAACAACATCTCACCGTGCACACAAAAGACAGAAGGACTCTCCGGAGAGCCTTAGTCGCTCGCATCAGTATTGATTGTTTTCGGCTTCTTTTTTCATACCATGTTGTCAAAATACACACGGACATCTTGCTCGGGGCGTTAGCTCCAACACAGCAGGCATCCCTCAACATAACATTGTTGCCCTTTTTGGTCGCATGTCACTACGAAGTAGTGGATCACTGCATACTGGTACAATATATGATTACTAAGGGATGACAGAATTAAAATGGACATGGAACGTATTTCATTGCGTGTTAAGATGTTCATTTCCCGTGCATTTCTGTGTCTGCTGACAGTCATAAAGGGACACAATCATGACTTAACAAAGGAACAGATTTCATCAAAATTGCAAACTTAAGGAAAGCATTTTTAGACCACAGTGACTGAGGATTTCAAGCAGCTCCTCACACTTGGCGACTTCATGCCAAGCCATTAAGGTGCTTCTGGTGGCGTTTGTGGTGGTCCCAACACCTACATCTCCCTTGCTTGACTGAAATACATTGCCCGTTTGTGTACACCAATGAGACTCAACGGTAAAATGTTTGAACAATTTCTCCCAGACTCAATAGTTTCCGTGGCTTCGAATGGGAAACCATATGACCAGATATTCCACATGACACTATGAGGTGAAAACGAGCTGGTTCTTTTTGTCCACTTTGACTAAGTTTGAACAACTGACACACAAATTGGATTGTACACATGAAATGAGAAGACGTCATATGATCCTCTTGCACTGCATTTTAGTACTCTTAGCATCTTAAATATTTCTTGCACCCTCATCTCtcataacacacacaaaaacacacacgcatgcaaacaCACCTACTACACACGCATAAAAAATTAACAGAGAAAGTACGCATGTTAGTgtaagtgtgtatgtgtgtgataaTACAGTAAGTGTGTAACATACCTCTGCCAGAAAAGAGCTGCTCAGTCCTGTGCAGATTCATACTCTGCTGGAGTAACGCTGACCTGTTTCGATGACTCTCTCAAcaacacacactcatacacacatacatacacacacacacacatacatacgcgcacgcacacacacagaccagtTGTACAGGCGATGTGGATGTTGGGTGCAGTGTGTTGAGAGGTTGAGGGAGGGATGGAAGGGTCGAAGAAGAGGTAGAGTGTGATACTCCTGTCTCTCCTCCGCACCTGGTCCCTTTCATCTTGTCATTGCCTGCTACTCAAACCCTCCCCCTCTAACAGTGACCGCCCGCCCAATTCTTTCCAAACATGTACGCGcgcagcacgcacgcacatgcacgcacacatgcacgcacgcacacgtagTGGCTTCAGTAGGCGCCTAGGGCAACTGCAGCAGCATGCAGAGCTGAGAAGCAGGATGGGTGGGCACTGGGCAGACAGCACCCAACCTCACAACTCTCCACTGGGTCCTAATGCTATACAATGTCTGATTATCTCATCAttgcttcttcttcctctccatTCTAAATTGGCTATTAAATAAGACAAACAATACACAATGAACAAAAAAGGGACTTTCACATataaattacaaatagcttGTGCTGGTTCGGTGATTCATTAATAATGATTTCTAATTCTGCCCTGTAGTCACACACAATTGCAAATGAGAATTTCTAAAAATGCCAGCAATTAGTACACCAACATATACGTAGAAAGAAAGCAGCCTGAGTACATAGAGGTCTATGGCAGATTGATAGGGGTATTACATATTGGCCTGGAATTTCATACTGGATAGTTGTCCGGGTGGTCCAGATTGTAAGAATACGCTAGGCTTAAAACGGGGACACTAGACCGACTCGTGTTTGATAGTTTTGCCCTAATAAACCACATCAGCTATTTAATACATTTTCCAATGCCTTTAGTTGTGCTAAAATGAAAGCTGGAAATCCGCCAGTGTATACAGAAACTTTGAATGCAGAGAGGATGGTACGACAATGAAAAAGTAGCCATCATAAACAATGATCCCTATTCCCTACACAATTTAAACATCTCTTTAACATGGAGGTATAGTCAGCTGCCATCTCTGTAATGAAAGAATCCCATATTTctgatttgtttgtattttcaatATAATGCCATGACGACAGTTGACCCAAACCAACTTAAGATATTCATTTAATAAATTTGTGTTATTAAGTACTGATCTAAAAGGTATACATATATACTATACGTATAACATATTGAACATAGAGCATGTACAATATGGAACACGCGGGTGTCAAAATTTGTCTTGAGCAAAGTGTTAAAGAATGGACTGACTATTGGGCTGGAATGAGAGCAGCTTTGCTGATAACTGAAAAAGACACAACCTCCACCTGCCGGCTGCTGCCATATCCAGAGGTGCATGATATCATGTAAAGCAATCCattgataaaataaaatgctaaCAATTCCTATGCTGCTAACATATACAGTAGTCCAGTATAACGAAATATATGGGCCTTAATAGGGTTAAGGCAAAACAGGAAATGACATtcgaaagtgtgtgtgtgcgtgtgtgggtccTGTGACTACACTCGTGTCTGGGGCCTTGTTGCATTACAGAAATAGCAGATACTTGCACAAGACGGCAGCACCAATCACATGGGAGGGAAATACAATGGTTTCTATGGGAACACTGATTTCAGCCTTCCTACTTACACCCTGCACCCCTTccaacaacaacctccaccaTCAGCCACCCATCCCCATCCCAACGTTTTACCCAAGGTAGCTaacaaaaatgtttcagtattaCCATCAGTGCAcactctttcacctccgtggatggaagtcgagggccggcgctcggccgggtggctgtccggtgacggtggatggggctcggttatggcttttacgcacgcctggtcctattctatggagctctcttccacctcggtggctggaagtccacgccgccacacgcctggaagtttgttttgttaaataaagagccgtttaccaaacccacgtcttcccTTGTACTGtaaggctacaatatagttatatactagttctgtggaataacgacgaggctgacgtcagggctcacgcggcgtcgttgacaaaggacgaggaatttgatcgatggatttaatgatttagagtgcacagatggtttgataatattattgcttatataatagttatttgatttctaatttatatatcgttatatgggcctgtggaatattttgaagtgcaagcgccgtcagcgcaAGGGTTAGGTTTTCAAAGAAGGGTTTCACACTTCGTTTAGGGTTTTGttgtagggtttcaaactagggttagggttttgaagtATTAAACTAGGGTTAtgttttcaaagtagggtttcacaATAGGGTTGGGGTTCCATTGTAGTTTCAAACCAAGGTTAGGGTTTCACTTCAGGTTTCATTGTAGAGTATCAAAccagagttagggtttcaaactaggaatTCTAAATACGGTATTAAAATAAGGTTAGGGCTTCAAACTAGGTTTAGGGTTTCAAAATAGGGTTTtaaattagggttaggggttagagttagGGGAATAGGGCTAGGGTTAAGAATAGGTAGGGTTATGATTAGGATTAAGAATAGGGTAGGGGTAGGTTTAGGTGTTAGGGTTAGGAGGGCCAGGGTTAGTAGGGTTCAGGTTGAAATTTAGTGTTAGGGGTAAGGGGGATAAGTCTAGGGATTTGCGGTTAGGGTGAGGTTTAAAGGTTAGTGTTCAAGGGTAATGGGGTTTGGTGGTTACAGGTCAGGGGTGAGAGATTGGTGTTTgagttaggggttagggttaagcgGTTAGGGTCAGGTTTATGGTtaaaggttagggttagagggTTCAGGTCAGGGTTAGGTGGGTTAGTGCGGTTAGGTTTAGGGTGAGggttaaacaaacaaacaaaataataataatgccaaCACAATCATAACATTGTTTTCTATTCGACCTCTAGTCTGCCAATATAGGATCGCATTAAGGATATgaatagtgtaaaaaaaaaaaagaaaaacattttccgGGTCCGCTGAATGCCGCAGCCGAAAGCAACAGACTttcacaataaataaatgatacaaaCGGTGTTGATGCGATAAAACAATTGTTGCTATAAATTAGTGAGTTGATGCAAAATTGATGCATTTAGTAAGAGCATTTTGCACTTCTTTTACAGTTCGCCGTATAGAAGTCCTGTAAATAGTTTTGTCCTACGAAAAAAGGCCTTTGGGCTCCCCCTTCAGTTGTGAAGTGTTACTCAACTTGTATATCACTgctcatctttttttaattttttttatcattgctaaaagtcttcacttttaaaaaacagAGACATTGCTAGAATTTTTTATTACCATCTTATCATATAAGTGCCAATGTTGGGCTAACTTTAACCCTTTAACCTTCTGTCGTGAGTACCGTGTTATGGTAGTCTGGTGTGCAAAGAATTAACAATGCTGACTTTTATCTAAGGCGCCCTTGAATGGAGAACGACAAGTGGCCATGTCGGAGACGATAAGACGTATGCCAACAAAATATTGAGCACACTTGCAGCCTCCAAGAGGCAGACTAAAACTTTGCACACATCTTCCAAAACAAGCCATGTGATTTGAGTAAAAGAGTTGACAATTTTGTTGACAATTTTTGATAAATAGGCGAACTTTAAAGGCCCGCATTGTCTAATGAGTCTTTAGCACCCACATGCCCATATAGATCAAAAGCATTTAGATACACTTGATGCACCATAAAGTAAAAAGTGTTacctgactttttctttttttaaacagactACACCTGAGTACCAACTGATGTGAATTTTAGCGCACATTGAATCGGCACTTTAAACACACCTTTTGGCCCAGAGTCCTACGCTTCCTCCCTGTCTGATTTCCACATATCCAGATAAACACACGCAACAATTGCCATTTCTGAAGCTTTAAGAATTGACATGAAAACACCACATTCGGAGCATTTGCTTCCAAGCACCATTTAAGATTAAAATTGTTCCAGGCTTATTTGGGTCGGGGTAGGGGGGACACCTGAGAAGGAATTTAATTGAAACAGACAAATGTgtagtcttaaaaaaaaaaatacaagcagtaaaaaagaaattctgctTGCTGAGGCACTGCAACACGGAAATGTAAAACAAACAATTATCTCTCAGAGACATTACATTTTTGGGGCAAAGAATGAGAAAAGACAATTGCAAGAGTCAATCTTGGTAATGCTTTAAATAGAGGCCAATGTGACGATGATGCATTTCTGAAAGGGAAAAACCAAGCCATTAGATGTACATGTATCTTTCCCGCTTGATGGCTCTCTGACATGTGCAATTCTTTCAATCACCTTACTTCAACTTACATGCACTTGCGACTACAATTTGAGTATTAGCACGGAGTTGACCTTTTGCACACTTGCATGCTTTCAACTGAGTGAGAACAGCTTAAAGAAAGCCATTTTCTGGTCCAATGGGACTCAAGTAGTGAGGTTTATAAAG
This region of Syngnathus typhle isolate RoL2023-S1 ecotype Sweden linkage group LG2, RoL_Styp_1.0, whole genome shotgun sequence genomic DNA includes:
- the gpr61 gene encoding G-protein coupled receptor 61, which codes for MENLVTPSASCNASFLGLSSVALSPQANASNVSQAGLVVKQSLTLCAMLIMDILAVVGNLAVMVIISKTPHLRKFAFVFHLCLVDLLAALVLMPLGMVPDRVLADEVICRSYLCLSVCLVSAAILTICAINVERYYYVVYPMRHEVKMTVRVVVMVLVGVWIKAVVMSLLPFLGWLLQGNQAVPSSPLSIPGQAHCSLHWAGGRTTRLIFMVFFTFIYFLCPMLIILVVYCNMFKVARVAAMQHGPLPTWMDTPRQRSESASSHSTMAVSLGGTCSRNTPHRTFSGGKAAVVLVAVGGQFLCCWLPYFSFHLYLAVVSTSSASLAQLEDVVTWIGYFCFTSNPFFYGCLNRQIREELGRHLACLFKRAGSGQGEQLPSREASIEENFMQFLQGTARNLEPCNAHSRVRQEETEHEGLQEFSALRNTPADFHIPGQILEETSELIQHQKLNNQLHALGNSKTVPEI